A DNA window from [Chlorobium] sp. 445 contains the following coding sequences:
- a CDS encoding epimerase gives MSVLVTGATGFIGSTLARKLVQRGEKVALLVRKPSKLHAIEDILDSVELRYGDVTDLESLKSATRGIDYIYHCAGKAYIGPRRTQELYAINVQGTKNVIAAAEQNHVKRLVYTSSISAIGITGTKQPADETQPWNLDKLNVPYYISKHLAEEEVRKAAQNRLDCVIVNPSYVFGAGDINFNAGQLIRDLYYHKIPVYPTGGICVADVDDVAEGHIAAMERGKTGERYILGGENLTYKHVFDIICRVVGAPKVLIPLSESIVKIFLALTAQARRLHRITALANREILLSATKFFYFSSEKAKRELGFDNRHSVGDAFVETIARAFSWYRSRQLI, from the coding sequence ATGAGCGTTCTTGTTACCGGCGCCACAGGGTTCATTGGCTCGACGCTAGCGCGTAAGCTGGTTCAACGTGGCGAAAAAGTGGCGCTGCTTGTACGCAAGCCGTCTAAACTTCATGCGATTGAAGACATCTTGGATTCCGTTGAACTACGGTACGGCGATGTTACAGATCTCGAGTCGCTGAAATCTGCCACACGCGGTATAGACTACATTTACCACTGCGCTGGAAAAGCCTACATCGGTCCTCGGAGAACTCAAGAACTTTATGCCATCAATGTGCAGGGCACGAAGAATGTGATTGCGGCTGCTGAACAAAATCATGTCAAGCGGCTGGTCTATACAAGCTCTATCTCTGCTATCGGCATTACGGGCACCAAGCAACCCGCTGATGAAACGCAGCCCTGGAACTTGGACAAACTTAATGTCCCCTACTACATTAGCAAACATCTTGCTGAAGAAGAAGTCCGCAAAGCTGCTCAAAATCGGCTCGACTGCGTAATTGTCAACCCAAGCTATGTCTTTGGTGCCGGTGATATCAACTTCAATGCCGGTCAGCTGATTCGTGATCTTTACTATCACAAAATTCCTGTCTATCCTACAGGCGGCATTTGTGTCGCTGATGTTGACGATGTAGCTGAAGGACATATTGCTGCGATGGAGCGCGGTAAAACGGGAGAGCGCTACATCTTAGGCGGTGAAAATTTAACCTACAAACACGTTTTCGATATTATTTGCCGTGTTGTTGGTGCACCCAAAGTTTTAATTCCACTTTCCGAGAGCATTGTCAAAATCTTCTTAGCCCTCACCGCACAGGCACGGCGCTTGCATCGTATCACGGCGCTAGCGAACCGCGAAATTTTACTTTCTGCGACCAAGTTTTTCTACTTCAGCTCTGAGAAAGCCAAGCGCGAGTTAGGATTTGATAATCGCCACAGCGTTGGCGATGCTTTTGTTGAGACCATTGCGCGCGCCTTTTCATGGTATCGCTCACGGCAGCTGATATGA